A genomic segment from Anaerococcus urinomassiliensis encodes:
- a CDS encoding alpha-L-fucosidase — translation MNLEKTTDLNSDQHFGLKETFDGTLPEYLGPLPNTSQVNYLVEGCGAFLHFGMNTYTEVEWGNGKESLDDFTMTDFDYESYVKTLKDLGFKRLIFTAKHHDGFCMWDTKETSHKITNTSYGKDFLYELSKACTKFDMDMGIYLSPWDVHEPTYGSGDAYNKFYINQIKEIVNNPIYGNKGHFVEWWFDNAKDENYPDQEYDFESFMAEIRKNNPEILFFGVGAMGGIHWAGNELGFAPSENAPRLKKDTFQIDYDSAFRSAVGHNEDYVFSISECDTSVTDRWFSHKDERIKSIEELFEIYLKSVGRGGVLLLNIPANKSGKIDDKIIERLKETKEKVQETFSKNIEDDILISCDDIGSEYYISVENPNNLDINFVTIGEDIRKGSRFTHGYIFINGERFNIDSIGNRRIFDLRPYRNIKKLRLALYGASKLYINDFKIY, via the coding sequence ATGAACTTAGAAAAAACAACGGATTTGAACTCTGATCAACACTTTGGCTTAAAAGAAACTTTTGATGGCACATTGCCAGAATACCTTGGGCCATTGCCAAATACTTCCCAAGTTAATTATCTAGTAGAAGGATGTGGGGCTTTCTTGCACTTTGGTATGAACACTTATACCGAAGTAGAATGGGGCAATGGCAAGGAAAGCCTTGATGACTTTACCATGACTGACTTTGACTACGAATCCTATGTAAAAACTTTGAAGGATTTGGGTTTTAAAAGACTTATTTTTACAGCCAAACACCACGATGGTTTTTGCATGTGGGATACAAAAGAGACTTCCCACAAGATTACTAATACTAGCTATGGTAAGGATTTTCTTTATGAGCTATCAAAAGCTTGCACTAAGTTTGATATGGATATGGGCATATATCTTTCACCGTGGGATGTCCACGAGCCTACTTATGGAAGTGGGGATGCCTATAACAAGTTTTATATTAATCAGATCAAAGAGATTGTAAATAATCCCATATACGGCAACAAGGGCCATTTTGTAGAATGGTGGTTTGACAACGCCAAAGATGAGAATTACCCAGATCAAGAATATGATTTTGAAAGTTTTATGGCAGAGATTAGGAAAAACAATCCTGAAATCTTATTTTTTGGGGTCGGGGCTATGGGTGGCATCCACTGGGCTGGTAACGAGTTAGGCTTTGCCCCAAGTGAAAATGCTCCTAGGCTTAAAAAGGATACTTTTCAAATAGACTACGATTCTGCCTTTAGGTCAGCTGTGGGACACAATGAAGACTATGTTTTTTCTATAAGCGAATGCGACACTTCAGTTACCGACCGTTGGTTTTCTCACAAGGATGAGAGAATAAAATCTATAGAAGAACTTTTCGAAATATACCTTAAATCTGTAGGACGTGGGGGTGTTTTGCTATTAAACATTCCTGCCAACAAGAGCGGGAAAATAGATGATAAAATCATAGAAAGATTAAAAGAAACTAAGGAAAAGGTTCAAGAAACTTTCTCTAAAAATATAGAAGATGATATCTTAATAAGTTGTGATGACATAGGAAGTGAATACTATATTAGTGTAGAAAATCCTAATAATCTTGATATAAATTTTGTCACAATTGGGGAAGATATTAGAAAAGGATCACGCTTCACTCATGGATATATATTCATAAATGGAGAAAGATTTAATATCGACTCTATTGGAAATAGGCGTATTTTCGACCTAAGACCTTATAGAAATATCAAGAAATTAAGACTTGCCTTGTATGGAGCAAGCAAGCTATACATTAACGATTTTAAAATTTATTAG
- a CDS encoding ROK family protein, which translates to MYGSIELGGTKIRCGIFDDGGKLLTEDRIKTADPYDNVEEIVEFFKDSDIKSIGIGAFGPIDVDKNSKTYGSILATPKRLWRNFDLLGELKKKLDLPMGLTTDVGASGIGEYELGAAKEKTSSLYLTIGTGIGGSYIQNGKLLEGYSHPEMGHFELPKEDGDDFEGVCDYHKNCFEGLCSGPAIEKRAGEKGENLDISDKAFAITAKYIAKGLYTYTAILRPHIIIIGGGVCNKEGMIDKIREEFDKIKGDYLVLPDSKEYIVFPELGNEAGLIGGYVLAKEIARD; encoded by the coding sequence ATGTACGGTTCAATAGAACTAGGTGGAACAAAAATAAGGTGTGGGATTTTTGACGATGGGGGAAAACTCCTCACAGAAGATAGGATAAAAACGGCTGACCCATATGACAATGTAGAAGAAATTGTAGAATTCTTCAAGGACTCTGATATAAAATCTATTGGCATTGGGGCATTTGGTCCAATTGATGTGGACAAAAATAGCAAAACTTATGGGTCTATTCTAGCTACGCCAAAAAGGCTTTGGAGAAATTTTGACTTGCTTGGTGAGCTTAAGAAGAAATTAGACCTACCAATGGGACTTACAACAGATGTTGGAGCAAGTGGTATTGGTGAATATGAATTGGGAGCAGCAAAAGAGAAGACAAGCTCGCTATATTTAACTATAGGCACAGGTATAGGTGGTTCCTACATACAAAATGGTAAATTGCTTGAAGGATATTCTCACCCTGAAATGGGCCACTTTGAACTTCCAAAAGAAGATGGAGATGACTTTGAAGGAGTGTGCGATTATCACAAAAATTGCTTTGAAGGCCTTTGCTCAGGACCTGCTATAGAAAAAAGAGCAGGAGAAAAGGGAGAAAATCTCGACATCTCAGATAAAGCCTTTGCCATAACCGCAAAATATATAGCTAAGGGTCTTTATACCTACACAGCAATTCTTCGTCCACATATCATAATAATCGGTGGAGGAGTTTGCAATAAGGAAGGCATGATTGATAAAATCAGAGAAGAATTTGACAAGATAAAGGGCGACTACCTTGTTTTGCCAGATAGTAAAGAATATATAGTATTCCCGGAACTAGGCAACGAGGCTGGCCTTATAGGTGGCTATGTACTTGCAAAAGAGATAGCACGAGACTAA
- a CDS encoding glycoside hydrolase family 2 TIM barrel-domain containing protein encodes MIEKSYTNFINSDSKQNFNKNWKFYLGDQPGAYLPNFSDDNFININLPHDYSIDQNFSPYFEAESAYKPGGVGNYRKSFIIDDINLHEKQVFVYFDGAYQNSTTYINGEKLGFNPYGYNPFAYELTPYLKKDGENLLAIRCNHQVPSSRWYSGSGIYRSVNILVKDRLNFGIYGPKIDYEIDDKHVKVNVKAQVSNNYTDTKTFKIKHSLYFKNKLIKELTSEEFTINPACKNNIDLPFELDNISLWDLENPNLYQLKSEILLDGVSIDENVADIGFRSLEKDPQKGISLNGKNIKIKGVCLHHDNGALGACDYKSALEYKIDILKDMGANTIRLSHNPASKTLIDLCNKKGMLVVSEIFDGWILDKNNNYNDFSTYFEKEIGKSMLLGSNPSMTYAEFSLKEVLKRDYNSPAIFMISIGNEIMEGTDWSSLSLYPNLAASLIKWAREVDSKRWLTIGDNILRYDYVDELIDIDDKVNKASGMVGLNYTEGGRYDKIHKDYPDWVLRASETASNINSRSVYDRFELDYLPKDRKLSSYDTSKVAWGSHASDAWYDIITRDYVAGEAVWTGFDYLGEPTPFNGVDRGPVDNWPSPRSSYFGIIDLAGFPKDAYYLYRSLWNDKDVTCHLLPSWNEGEVVINDGKVKVICYTNASSVELVYKDQNGKIKSYGKEYFVSQMTKAGHKYKSNNARKRGFSLYAQWEIPFEEGSIQAIAYDEKGRVITQTVGRSIINTSGKASKIMARANKNRIYNDSYDLAYVTIDIVDENDNLITNADNLINVDLSENAILLGLDNGFQEDMGSFKVCQKKAFAGKLLAIIGGKSGLEPIEAKITSPGLKEASLKIDLKESPNTFNIREEINQEIQTPSFIGEKGLSILNYSTTTLPNIYPKLPHKLELVDKKGKLSGNFIDISWDDINEDDLREEGQLLVKGYGNIGEERLEASAFVRVECEKQIINADIANLALIKEVDDNKITLGFATQQVFAKLVISKVKNPDIKIYVSEAMTYDKGTLINYQMTKNKGEYTYEFDPVKATYLTIVFEDKACKLEIISLYNIKKLARIYNSTEFESLEVNDYMLSDDELKASEYICDGKIEVVSISPKENASITTIRRKKKWIILLQAEDSSQIRKFTIKRD; translated from the coding sequence ATGATCGAAAAATCATATACTAATTTTATAAATTCAGATAGCAAACAAAATTTTAATAAGAATTGGAAGTTTTACCTGGGAGATCAACCAGGTGCCTATCTTCCAAACTTTAGCGATGACAATTTTATTAATATAAATCTTCCTCACGACTACTCTATAGACCAGAACTTTAGCCCATATTTTGAAGCAGAATCTGCCTATAAGCCTGGAGGAGTTGGCAATTATAGGAAAAGTTTTATTATAGATGATATAAATCTTCATGAAAAGCAAGTATTTGTATACTTTGATGGAGCCTATCAAAACTCAACTACTTATATAAATGGAGAGAAATTGGGCTTTAATCCCTATGGCTACAATCCCTTTGCCTATGAATTAACTCCATATTTAAAAAAAGACGGAGAAAATCTCCTAGCTATAAGATGCAACCACCAAGTCCCATCTTCCCGCTGGTATTCTGGTTCTGGCATCTATAGGTCTGTAAATATACTTGTAAAAGATAGGCTAAACTTTGGCATATACGGACCAAAGATTGACTATGAAATAGATGATAAACACGTCAAAGTAAATGTGAAAGCTCAAGTATCCAACAATTATACAGATACAAAAACTTTTAAAATTAAGCACTCCTTATACTTTAAAAATAAGTTAATAAAAGAGCTTACAAGCGAAGAATTTACTATCAATCCAGCTTGCAAAAATAATATAGATTTACCTTTTGAACTAGATAATATCTCTTTATGGGACTTGGAAAATCCAAACTTATACCAGCTTAAGTCAGAGATTTTACTAGATGGTGTATCTATTGATGAAAATGTAGCAGATATCGGTTTTAGAAGCTTAGAAAAAGATCCTCAAAAAGGCATTTCCTTAAATGGCAAAAATATCAAGATAAAGGGAGTATGCCTCCACCACGACAACGGCGCCCTAGGAGCCTGTGATTATAAATCAGCCCTTGAATACAAGATCGATATATTAAAGGATATGGGAGCCAATACCATTAGGCTTTCCCACAACCCAGCAAGTAAAACTTTGATTGATCTATGCAATAAAAAAGGCATGCTAGTAGTAAGTGAGATTTTTGACGGGTGGATTTTGGATAAAAACAACAATTACAATGATTTTTCCACCTATTTTGAAAAGGAAATTGGCAAAAGTATGCTTTTAGGCTCAAATCCTTCTATGACTTATGCAGAGTTTTCCCTAAAAGAAGTCCTCAAAAGAGACTACAATTCCCCAGCTATTTTTATGATATCTATAGGGAATGAAATAATGGAGGGAACTGATTGGTCAAGTTTATCCTTGTATCCAAATCTAGCAGCAAGTCTCATAAAATGGGCCAGAGAAGTCGATTCTAAAAGATGGCTTACAATTGGAGATAATATCTTAAGATATGACTATGTCGACGAACTGATTGATATCGATGATAAGGTTAATAAAGCTTCTGGCATGGTTGGCCTTAATTATACAGAAGGCGGTCGCTATGATAAAATCCACAAAGATTACCCAGATTGGGTACTTCGGGCAAGCGAAACAGCTTCAAATATCAATTCCAGGTCAGTTTATGACAGGTTTGAATTAGACTATCTACCTAAAGATAGAAAGCTATCTTCATATGACACATCAAAAGTTGCCTGGGGTAGCCATGCATCTGATGCTTGGTATGATATCATAACAAGAGACTATGTGGCTGGAGAAGCTGTGTGGACAGGCTTTGACTATCTTGGAGAACCTACTCCCTTTAACGGTGTAGACAGAGGTCCTGTCGATAATTGGCCAAGTCCTCGCTCTTCATACTTCGGCATAATAGACTTAGCAGGATTTCCAAAAGATGCCTACTATCTTTATAGGAGCTTGTGGAATGATAAGGATGTCACCTGCCATCTATTACCAAGTTGGAATGAAGGTGAAGTCGTAATAAATGACGGTAAAGTTAAGGTCATCTGCTACACAAATGCTAGCTCAGTAGAGCTAGTCTACAAGGATCAAAATGGCAAGATCAAATCTTATGGCAAAGAATATTTTGTAAGCCAAATGACAAAGGCTGGCCACAAATATAAATCTAATAATGCTAGAAAACGTGGCTTTTCCCTATACGCCCAATGGGAAATCCCATTTGAAGAAGGAAGCATCCAAGCTATAGCTTATGATGAAAAGGGCCGCGTAATAACCCAAACTGTTGGTAGAAGTATTATCAATACAAGTGGTAAGGCCTCAAAAATTATGGCAAGGGCAAATAAAAATAGGATATATAACGATTCTTATGACTTAGCTTATGTCACAATAGACATAGTTGATGAAAATGATAATCTCATTACAAATGCGGATAATTTGATCAATGTAGATCTATCAGAAAATGCAATCCTCCTAGGCCTTGACAACGGATTTCAAGAAGATATGGGTTCCTTTAAAGTTTGTCAGAAAAAAGCCTTTGCTGGCAAACTCCTTGCAATCATAGGAGGAAAATCCGGACTTGAACCAATAGAAGCAAAAATTACAAGTCCTGGTCTTAAAGAAGCAAGCCTTAAAATTGACCTTAAAGAAAGTCCAAATACTTTTAATATCAGAGAAGAAATTAATCAAGAGATACAGACTCCATCTTTCATAGGAGAAAAGGGCTTAAGCATCTTAAATTATTCCACAACAACCTTGCCAAACATATATCCAAAACTTCCCCACAAATTGGAACTAGTAGATAAAAAGGGCAAGCTTAGTGGTAATTTCATAGATATCTCTTGGGATGACATTAATGAAGACGACCTTAGAGAAGAAGGGCAATTATTAGTCAAAGGCTATGGAAATATAGGAGAAGAAAGGCTAGAAGCAAGTGCATTTGTAAGAGTTGAATGTGAAAAACAAATAATAAATGCTGATATAGCTAATCTTGCCTTGATCAAGGAAGTAGACGATAATAAGATCACCCTAGGATTTGCCACCCAGCAAGTTTTTGCTAAACTAGTCATTAGCAAAGTGAAAAATCCTGACATAAAAATTTATGTATCTGAAGCTATGACTTACGATAAGGGGACTCTAATTAATTACCAAATGACTAAAAATAAGGGCGAATATACTTATGAATTTGACCCTGTTAAGGCAACTTATTTAACAATTGTCTTTGAAGATAAGGCTTGTAAACTGGAAATTATATCTTTGTATAATATAAAAAAACTTGCACGAATTTATAATTCAACTGAATTTGAGTCATTGGAAGTAAATGATTACATGCTTTCAGATGATGAACTTAAGGCTAGCGAATATATCTGTGATGGTAAAATCGAAGTGGTTTCCATAAGCCCAAAAGAAAATGCATCAATTACTACAATCAGACGAAAGAAAAAGTGGATAATATTATTGCAAGCTGAAGATTCATCACAAATAAGAAAATTTACAATAAAAAGGGACTAA
- a CDS encoding nicotinate phosphoribosyltransferase → MTDKRNLSMLSDFYEFTMANGYFNNGMKDTITVFDAFYRSNPDDGGYSIFAGLNDIIDFIENLHFSKEDIEYLRSSGNFTDDFLEYLADFKFTGDVWAFPEGSVMFPNEPIITVKAPIIECSILETYLLLSMNFNSLIATKSSRIVRAAGDRLVMEFGARRAQGADASITGARAAYIAGVPVSSNTLSAQKYGFKPSGTMAHSWIQAFDNEYEAFKTYAEAYPNNCILLIDTYDTINSGLPNAMRVFKEVLQPKGLSGGVRIDSGDLAYLSKEVRKILDENGFTDTKIVASNSLDEFKINSLTAQGARIDSFGIGERLITSKSDPVFGGVYKLVGIYKDDKLISKIKVSENVEKITTPGFKKVYRLYSKKNRKAEADYITLREEEVKDNEPLVIFDPLFTWKMKKMENYEARLMQEKIFENGKLIYDQPSLDEIQSYCKSEIDSLWDEVKRFDQPHNYYVDLSHDLWNLKQNLILEAKKGL, encoded by the coding sequence ATGACAGACAAAAGAAACCTATCCATGCTTAGTGATTTTTATGAATTTACTATGGCCAATGGATATTTTAATAACGGTATGAAAGATACTATTACAGTTTTTGATGCCTTTTATAGGTCAAATCCAGATGATGGAGGATATTCTATCTTTGCAGGGTTAAATGACATTATAGATTTTATAGAAAATCTACACTTTAGCAAAGAGGACATAGAATACCTAAGATCTTCTGGTAATTTTACTGATGATTTCTTAGAATATCTTGCTGATTTCAAATTTACAGGTGATGTGTGGGCCTTTCCAGAAGGATCAGTTATGTTCCCAAATGAGCCAATCATCACAGTAAAGGCACCTATAATCGAATGTTCAATCCTAGAGACTTACCTACTACTATCTATGAACTTCAACTCACTTATTGCTACAAAATCTAGCAGAATAGTTCGTGCTGCAGGCGACAGACTTGTTATGGAGTTTGGAGCAAGGCGTGCCCAAGGAGCTGATGCTTCCATAACTGGAGCAAGAGCTGCATACATCGCTGGCGTTCCAGTATCATCTAATACTTTATCAGCTCAAAAATATGGCTTCAAACCATCCGGAACTATGGCTCACTCATGGATCCAAGCCTTTGACAATGAGTATGAGGCTTTCAAAACTTATGCAGAAGCTTATCCAAACAATTGCATACTCTTAATAGATACCTACGACACAATTAATAGCGGGCTTCCTAATGCTATGAGAGTATTTAAGGAAGTTTTACAGCCAAAGGGACTTAGTGGAGGGGTGAGAATTGACTCAGGAGACCTTGCCTATCTTTCAAAAGAAGTGAGGAAGATCCTTGATGAAAATGGATTTACAGACACTAAGATTGTTGCAAGCAACTCCCTAGATGAATTTAAAATCAATTCCCTAACAGCCCAAGGAGCTAGGATTGATTCCTTTGGTATAGGTGAAAGGCTAATCACAAGTAAGTCTGACCCTGTATTTGGCGGCGTTTATAAGCTTGTTGGAATTTATAAAGATGATAAGCTCATATCAAAAATAAAGGTCTCAGAAAATGTTGAGAAGATAACAACACCTGGCTTTAAAAAAGTCTATAGACTTTATAGCAAGAAAAATAGAAAAGCAGAAGCTGACTATATCACCCTAAGAGAAGAAGAAGTCAAAGATAATGAGCCTCTTGTAATTTTTGACCCACTTTTTACATGGAAGATGAAAAAGATGGAAAATTATGAGGCTCGTTTGATGCAAGAAAAGATTTTTGAAAATGGAAAATTAATCTATGACCAACCATCTCTTGACGAGATTCAAAGCTATTGCAAAAGTGAGATAGATAGCCTGTGGGATGAGGTAAAAAGATTCGACCAACCTCACAACTACTATGTCGATCTTTCTCATGACTTGTGGAATCTAAAACAAAATCTAATCCTTGAGGCAAAAAAAGGCCTATAA
- a CDS encoding HAD family hydrolase: MYIFDIDGTLLNTIDAIDYHLNTTFKKYGLDPVPKDKVREFVGNGPRVLVESSLSYVSFKGDDILKEKIYDAYNLAYDDNPSYLTKPFDGIRGSLDEIKSRGEIITAFSNKPDSTSNKVLKDVFGNDYFDYILGYREDYKRKPSPEGIMIIAERFGVNFSDILYFGDSEVDMKCGKNASIFTVGCSWGFRERKILEAENPDVIIDNPSEITSIRNI; the protein is encoded by the coding sequence ATGTATATTTTTGATATTGACGGAACGCTACTAAATACAATTGATGCTATAGATTATCACTTGAATACAACTTTCAAAAAATATGGCCTAGATCCTGTGCCAAAAGATAAGGTAAGAGAATTTGTAGGAAATGGACCTAGAGTTTTAGTTGAGTCATCTCTTAGCTATGTTAGTTTCAAAGGAGACGATATTTTAAAAGAAAAAATTTATGACGCCTATAACCTTGCCTACGACGACAACCCATCATATCTTACCAAGCCCTTTGATGGGATAAGAGGATCCCTTGATGAAATCAAAAGTCGTGGGGAGATAATAACTGCCTTTTCCAATAAGCCTGATTCTACATCAAACAAGGTTCTAAAAGACGTATTTGGCAATGATTACTTTGATTATATCTTAGGCTACAGGGAAGATTACAAGAGGAAGCCATCGCCAGAAGGGATTATGATAATTGCAGAAAGATTTGGAGTGAATTTTTCTGATATCTTATACTTCGGCGACAGTGAAGTAGATATGAAATGTGGGAAAAACGCCAGTATTTTTACCGTTGGATGTTCATGGGGCTTTCGTGAGAGAAAAATATTAGAAGCTGAAAACCCAGATGTCATTATAGATAATCCAAGCGAAATCACAAGTATCAGAAATATATAA
- a CDS encoding ABC transporter ATP-binding protein, with protein MQLLIENLSKSFDEKLVLDGLDAIFDQGIIYALLGRNGAGKTTLFSLIAKELAKDSGQVFLFDGKQKRPLDLNDVFFMLAEPELPRFLTGREFINFFIDVNKKRIKGDLNPDLYFDQVKFDEDDKDRLIQGYSTGMRNKLQMMMFLITKPKVILMDEPLNSLDVVVQKEMKDLIKSIKDDHIIIFSTHILDLAKNMADEIVLLHKGKASEVDREIKNNPDFEEKVINLLQVED; from the coding sequence ATGCAATTATTAATAGAAAATTTATCTAAAAGTTTTGATGAAAAGTTAGTTTTAGATGGCTTAGACGCAATATTTGACCAAGGGATAATTTATGCCCTCTTAGGAAGAAACGGTGCAGGCAAAACCACCCTTTTTTCCCTTATAGCAAAAGAATTAGCAAAAGATTCGGGTCAAGTTTTTCTTTTTGATGGAAAGCAAAAAAGACCTCTTGACTTAAACGACGTATTCTTCATGCTAGCTGAACCAGAGTTGCCAAGATTTCTTACAGGCAGAGAATTTATAAATTTTTTTATAGATGTAAATAAAAAAAGGATTAAGGGAGACTTAAATCCTGATCTATATTTTGACCAAGTCAAATTTGATGAAGATGACAAGGATAGGCTAATCCAAGGCTACTCAACTGGTATGAGAAATAAGCTTCAAATGATGATGTTTCTTATCACAAAACCAAAAGTGATTTTGATGGATGAGCCATTAAACTCCCTTGATGTAGTCGTACAAAAAGAGATGAAAGATTTGATAAAGTCTATAAAAGATGACCATATCATAATTTTTTCAACCCATATCCTAGACTTGGCCAAAAATATGGCAGATGAGATTGTTCTTCTTCACAAGGGAAAAGCCAGTGAAGTTGATAGGGAGATTAAAAATAATCCGGACTTTGAAGAAAAAGTAATAAACTTACTTCAAGTGGAGGATTAA
- a CDS encoding SdpI family protein, protein MGPLIVSDITLLLFTIYIGIFLRNFYSPYPEMKVGFHIWEVCYNEKTWDYGNKFAGLTSIVLGIILFAIILPILIYLELKRSYLVGIITLFAIIYFILLYFIVKIRLRKKFNLKDD, encoded by the coding sequence ATGGGTCCTTTAATCGTATCAGACATAACACTATTACTATTTACAATTTATATAGGAATTTTTCTTAGAAATTTCTATTCTCCATATCCCGAAATGAAAGTAGGTTTTCATATTTGGGAAGTTTGCTATAATGAGAAAACTTGGGATTACGGCAATAAGTTTGCTGGCCTTACTTCCATAGTTCTTGGCATTATTTTATTTGCGATAATACTTCCCATACTAATTTACTTAGAACTTAAGAGGTCATATCTAGTAGGAATTATAACATTGTTTGCTATTATCTATTTTATCCTCTTATACTTCATAGTAAAAATAAGACTTAGAAAAAAATTCAATCTCAAAGATGACTAA
- a CDS encoding glycosyltransferase gives MKILITSDWYYPVVNGVVRSVLNLKEYLESKGHEVRVLTLSNTLMSYKSEDVYYIGSLSAKKIYPEARITNILANTHLRSIKKWEPDIIHSQCEFSTFMMAKTLSKMLNIPLIHTYHTVYEDYTHYFTTNKKAGVKIVAKFSKALSDMCDYFIAPTAKTAGILESYNIGKEKIAVIPTGVHIPDLYDKEKLRDELKIAKDKKILLYLGRLAEEKNIEEIIKYYDKLDDPSIEFLIVGGGPHLNKLIDYSKNFKNRANFIGMVDPSEVNKYYQAADIFTTASTSETQGLTYYEALSNGTVAICRKDGSLEGVIENGFNGFCYDDYEQFKAYIYQVLCDEDLKNKLRENARAYALDNFSVQSFGSKCEALYEKAVNEYDYESPFIYKRL, from the coding sequence ATGAAAATACTTATAACAAGCGATTGGTACTATCCTGTTGTCAATGGGGTAGTCAGATCAGTACTAAATTTAAAAGAATATCTAGAAAGTAAGGGCCATGAGGTAAGAGTCCTAACATTATCAAATACTCTTATGTCCTATAAGAGTGAGGATGTTTACTACATAGGTTCTCTTTCTGCCAAGAAAATTTATCCTGAGGCTAGGATTACAAATATTTTGGCCAACACCCACCTAAGATCTATAAAAAAATGGGAGCCAGATATAATCCACAGTCAGTGCGAATTTTCAACATTTATGATGGCCAAGACCCTATCAAAGATGCTAAATATCCCATTAATCCACACCTATCATACAGTCTATGAAGACTACACCCACTATTTTACGACAAACAAAAAAGCTGGTGTGAAGATTGTAGCCAAATTTTCAAAGGCTCTTTCTGATATGTGCGATTACTTTATAGCTCCAACAGCAAAAACTGCTGGAATATTGGAATCTTATAATATAGGGAAAGAAAAAATAGCAGTAATACCCACAGGTGTTCACATACCAGACTTATATGACAAAGAAAAATTGAGAGATGAACTAAAAATAGCTAAGGATAAAAAGATCCTTTTATACTTAGGAAGGCTTGCCGAAGAAAAAAACATAGAAGAGATTATAAAGTACTATGACAAACTCGATGATCCAAGCATAGAATTTCTCATAGTTGGCGGCGGACCTCACCTTAATAAACTGATAGATTATAGCAAAAACTTTAAAAACAGAGCAAATTTCATAGGTATGGTAGATCCAAGTGAGGTTAACAAGTATTACCAGGCTGCTGATATATTTACAACGGCATCTACATCAGAAACCCAAGGTCTTACCTATTATGAGGCTCTATCAAATGGAACAGTAGCCATTTGCAGGAAGGATGGCTCCTTAGAAGGGGTTATAGAAAATGGCTTCAATGGTTTTTGCTACGATGATTATGAACAATTTAAGGCATATATATACCAAGTTTTGTGTGACGAAGATTTGAAAAATAAACTTAGGGAAAATGCCAGAGCCTATGCCCTGGATAATTTTTCTGTCCAAAGCTTTGGTAGCAAATGTGAAGCCTTATACGAAAAAGCAGTAAATGAGTACGATTATGAAAGTCCTTTTATATACAAAAGATTATGA